Within the Candidatus Reidiella endopervernicosa genome, the region TCAGATCCTTCAGGTCATCTCCACCCTGGCCACTGAGGCTGCTGACGATGGCGGTCTTGACCTGATAGTCGATCTTCTCGCTGTTGAGATCAGCCGTGCCCTTGCCGTTGATCCGTAGTAGCGGTGATTTGGCCAGCAGGTCGTTGTTGCGTACCAGGCCATTGGTGACTGTGGCGCTGCCGCTTAGCTCAGAGAAGTCGGTTTTGTTATCGGCAGCGGGCGGTACCGTCTGCCCCTTCAGCTTCGCCTTCGCCTCACGAATCATCTGTGCGATGTTGAGACCATTGATCGCACCGTCGGTAAAAGAGAAGTTGAGCTTGCCGTTGAGGCCCGCCTTGAAGGCGTCGATCGAGTTGCCACTGGTAGTCAACTGGGTGGCGAAGTCGGCCCTACCACTGAGGGTGTCGCTGTTGGCCATATCCTTGAGCAGGGGTTCGGCCTGTACACCGCTGAGCTTCTCGTTGATGGAGAGCTTCGGCTGTTTGCCGCGTACATCGACCTTGATGTCACCGTTGTAGCTCCCCTCATACATACGCGCTGATGCGGGATGCATGCGCACCAGTCCATCTTTGGCCGAGAGGGTGAGGGTGACATCGCGGCTGTTGAGTCCGAACGCCTTGAGCTGCTTCACCTTGAGAGTGCCGTTGATGTTGAGATCACGCAGGGTATCGATCGGCAACAGTGGTTGGCTGGTGTCGGCAGGCGCCGACTCCTTCTTTGTCTCCTCTTCAGATTTGGGAGGCAGGTAACGGTCAGCATCGATGGTGTCGATATCGACATTGAAACGGATTGCAGGCTTGGCGAAGTTGTTGAGGTTTAGTGTCGCCCTGGCAGTGGTTTCATCAAGGGTGAGAGTGGTCTTGCTCAGTGCAATGGAGTCTTTGCCGCTCTTGATGGTGGTCTGCAGGGCGATCTTCTCCAGCACCGCCGGGTCGGAGGTCTCGGGGAGCGCCATGCCGATGCGATCGAAGGTTTTACGCAGGCTAAAGGGTGCGATCTTCAGACTGCCGTTGATCGCTGGTGCATCGACGATCTTGGTGCCGTTGAAGCTGCCGTTGAGGGCGATGCCTGCAGCGTTGAGCTGTAGCTTCGGCAGCTTGAGGGTCTGCTTGCCGAGATCGACGGCGAACTGGGTGTCGATGTCACTGCCGTCGAGCCCTGCTGTTTTGAAACCTTCAGGCAGTGATTCGGCCACGATGGTCAACAGCGGTCCCGCCTTTTTAAGGCTTGCCTTGAGGCTACCCTTGAGGGCCGGGTTATCGATGATCTGGCTGCCGTTGATCTGTGTGTCGAGATCGAGCAGAGCAGAGCTGAGCTTCAGCTTTGGTAATGAGAGGGTCTGTTTGCCGAGATCGACGGCGAATTGGGTATCGATGTTGGTGCCGTCGAGTTCGGCGGCATCGAAGCCCTCCGGTAGCGATTTGGCAACGCTGGCCAGAAGAGGTTTAGCCTTTTTGATGCTCGCCTTGAGGCTACCCTTGAGGGCTGGGTTATCGATGATCTGGCTGCCGTTGATCTGTGTATCGAGATCGAGTGCGGCAGAGGTGAACTTGAGCTTCGGCAGGGAGAGGGTCTGTTTGCCCAGATCGACCGCAAAGTCAGTATCAAACTTCGTCTGGTTGAAGGCGCTGGCATCGAAACCCTCAGGTAGTGACGCCTTGAAGGGTGCGAGCAGCTGTACCGCCTCGG harbors:
- a CDS encoding AsmA family protein — protein: MKKLFKLISILLTTLVALVVIAAIAVTVLVDPNDYKSEIAEAVKKQTGRELAIEGDIGLSLFPWLGLELGATQLSNAAGFGSAPFARIESTEVRVKLLPLLKKELEMDTVKLNGLQLTLSRDKNGKSNWDDLAGSPKAEEKTDDKGDAPKLASLAIGGVAISDAHIVWDDQSQQQRIAISKLELESGELRPGTPFDLSMSFDLDSSQPEMKGHIALKGEISIDVEQQRYSIKQFEQTSNLNTPLVPGGKLQSSLKADISIDQAQQLLKIGGLTLALNGVEIEGNLDGKQIMDKPQLSGSLKGEIAEAVQLLAPFKASLPEGFDASAFNQTKFDTDFAVDLGKQTLSLPKLKFTSAALDLDTQINGSQIIDNPALKGSLKASIKKAKPLLASVAKSLPEGFDAAELDGTNIDTQFAVDLGKQTLSLPKLKLSSALLDLDTQINGSQIIDNPALKGSLKASLKKAGPLLTIVAESLPEGFKTAGLDGSDIDTQFAVDLGKQTLKLPKLQLNAAGIALNGSFNGTKIVDAPAINGSLKIAPFSLRKTFDRIGMALPETSDPAVLEKIALQTTIKSGKDSIALSKTTLTLDETTARATLNLNNFAKPAIRFNVDIDTIDADRYLPPKSEEETKKESAPADTSQPLLPIDTLRDLNINGTLKVKQLKAFGLNSRDVTLTLSAKDGLVRMHPASARMYEGSYNGDIKVDVRGKQPKLSINEKLSGVQAEPLLKDMANSDTLSGRADFATQLTTSGNSIDAFKAGLNGKLNFSFTDGAINGLNIAQMIREAKAKLKGQTVPPAADNKTDFSELSGSATVTNGLVRNNDLLAKSPLLRINGKGTADLNSEKIDYQVKTAIVSSLSGQGGDDLKDLKGLTIPIKVSGTFTNPSYGLDLASVLEGKAKEAVKQEVKKVEEKAKKKLKNNLEDSLKKGLKGLF